A genomic window from Silene latifolia isolate original U9 population chromosome Y, ASM4854445v1, whole genome shotgun sequence includes:
- the LOC141631519 gene encoding uncharacterized protein LOC141631519 encodes MCFNFLTKKLEILHLMRPEMVNFAPSIEPTKDFVIKCLLKKMSSIVAVRDMKPEEIILRSNLGNGSDSGIYLMRLLEKYKGERRTCVLGLQDNNQVKVFGTRACYELLSFAGNQDFQNLRKNPRGATKDTRQCQLLDTEILARVINARKDDKYLDEIIVAPLNG; translated from the exons ATGTGTTTCAACTTCCTAACAAAGAAGTTGGAAATCTTACATTTGATGAGGCCAGAGATGGTAAATTTTGCACCAAGTATTGAGCCTACG AAAGACTTTGTTATTAAATGCTTGCTCAAGAAAATGTCGTCTATAGTGGCTGTCCGTGACATGAAGCCAGAGGAGATTATTCTGAGGTCAAATCTTGGTAATGGAAGTGATTCAGGAATTTACCTCATGCGGTTGTTGGAGAAATACAAAGGAGAAAGAAGGACTTGTGTGTTGGGACTCCAAGAT AACAACCAAGTTAAGGTTTTTGGTACAAGGGCATGCTATGAGTTGTTGTCTTTTGCTGGTAATCAAGACTTCCAAAATCTAAGAAAGAATCCCAGAGGTGCCACCAAGGATACCCGTCAATGTCAGTTGTTAGACACAGAAATATTGGCTCGGGTAATCAATGCCCGCAAGGATGACAA GTATTTGGATGAAATTATCGTGGCCCCTTTGAATGGATGA
- the LOC141631520 gene encoding uncharacterized protein LOC141631520 — MDAQRWKYSKVMADDKNCYPKLTTPLLLEKQASEFYTIIIFYIFQVEVQAACYTCGHLPSPNASGANDNISIIDREKDKEYKVDLSDNKFSCSCKMFERIGILFSLVEDSEEHSDALFQLLRSFNEKLIISIKSGKSKDKKAEIEMLLGSKIPTEVTVLPPEKCKNKGSGKRITSNKEKTVLENAKPLRKCRACGEMSNHDSRNCPSRLP; from the exons ATGGATGCTCAGAGATGGAAATATTCTAAGGTAATGGCGGATGATAAGAATtgttatccaaaattgacaacCCCTCTCCTTTTAGAAAAGCAAGCTTCTGAGTTTTACACAAtcattatattttatattttccaagtAGAAGTCCAAGCAGCATGTTATACTTGTGGCCATTTACCATCACCAAATGCAAGTGGTGCGAATGATAATATTTCAATAATTGATCGTGAGAAAGACAAGGAATACAAAGTTGATTTAAGTGATAATAAGTTCTCTTGTTCTTGTAAGAtgtttgaaagaattgggatacTCT TCTCACTTGTTGAGGATAGTGAGGAACATTCTGATGCGCTATTTCAATTGCTCCGGAGTTTCAATGAAAAGTTGATTATTTCAATTAAGTCGGGAAAGTCAAAAGATAAGAAAGCTGAGATTGAGATGCTTCTTGGGTCAAAAATTCCAACTGAAGTTACTGTTTTACCACCAGAGAAGTGCAAGAATAAGGGATCGGGAAAGAGGATAACATCAAACAAGGAAAAGACAGTCTTGGAAAATGCAAAGCCTCTGAGAAAATGCCGTGCTTGCGGTGAAATGAGTAACCATGATAGTAGAAATTGCCCGAGTCGACTCCCTTGA